The sequence below is a genomic window from Caloramator mitchellensis.
GTCTATGTTGCACAATTCGATTATTTCATCTAATGTTCCTAATTGATTTTGTTTCCCCATCGTTTCAGGGCATATAATAACGTAAGGAAATAAATCTTCTTTATACAATGTTTCAATTGCCTTTGATACACCATATTTGCATCTTTCAAATGCAGTTTTTCTATCAATTTTAGCACAAGAACCCGGATGGAATACTACTCTATCTGCGCCCATTATTTTAGCAAGTTTTGAGCTTTTTCTTAAATAATCTATAGATTTATTTATAGTATCATCATCCAAACTCCCAAAATTGATATAATAGGGTGCGTGTATTGAAAGTTTTATATTAAACCTTTTTGCATTTTCTCCAATTTTAAATGCAGTTTCCTCTTTTAAATTAATACCTCTCCCAAATGAATATTCATATGCATCCAATCCAACTCTTTTCAACCACATAGGATAATCGATAGATGATTTATATCCTTCATCATAAAAACTTTGTGAATTTCCTGAAGGCCCAAATTCTACTGTCATTTTAATCCTCCTGTAATATTTTAATTATTTTATCTACAGCATCGTAAATAGATGCATCGTTAACAATAGCATAATCGCAATATTTTTCATATAGCATAGATCTTTTTTCAAAAAGTTTATATAAATTATTTTTATCCTTTAACAATGGTCTATTATCAAACCTAACATTATTTATTATTATATCCAAATCTCTTTTAATATAAAAAATAATTGTTTTTTTCTTTAAAAAAATCATATTTTCTTCCCTCGTAACAATTCCACCGCCAGTTGAAATTACTGTGTTTTCAGTATCAAGGACATCTAGTAGGGAATGACTTTCTATATTCCTAAAATAATCTTCTCCATACATTTCAAATATTCTGGTTATCTTCATTTGTGCCTTTTCTTCTATATATCTATCTAAATCAATAAATTTCATGCCTAACTTTTTAGATAAAACTCTTCCAATAGTAGTTTTACCACTCCCAGGCATACCGATTAATGAAATATTTTTCAAAGCAATCCCCCTTACTTTAAAATTACTAGTTCCTTTGTTGTATAACTGTAATAATCCCTAAATCTTGCATTGGAACTTATATTATATTTTATATAATTAGACCCGATTATACTATTAATATTCAATTGTATATATTTGTCATTAACGGGTTGAAAACTAAGTCTTAGCATGTCATTTTCAATAATAAGATAATATTTGATGTTTTTTGCTGGAAAATTTTCTGCTTCTAGCAATTTTATTGCATGGTTAATTCCACTCTCTGAATAATATTGAACCTGTAATCTATTTTCTAAATTATTTCTGACTATAATGTTATTTAAAGATATATCCAGAGATGATGTAACTAAAATAAATATTACAAAAAATATCAAAAGAATATAAATTTCAACAAACCCCTTTTTCATTTTATTCACCTGTTTTTAACTATCACTGAATTTGAAGAATATAGAGACTCGACCTTGACTTCGTATAACCCTTTTCCTAAATATATAACACTAAATTTTTTTATTCCATCAGCTATTTGAACTGAGCCATAATCATATATTAAAACATCATTTTTTAGGTATATTTTTTTATTGTCAATATAAACAACGTCACCATTTAATACAATGCTACTAGCATTTTTTATTTTTTCTGCCAAGAATTCAATTGCAATTCTTTTGTTTATGTTTGAATCTAGTTTCTTGTTGTTTAAATTTAAAATATTTATCTGATTTAAATAAAAATTCAATGTAAAATACAATAAAAAAGCAAATAAAATTAGTGCGCTTAATGTTTCAATTAATATATAGCCCTTTTTCAAAATAACCACCATCATTTATAATAAATAATACTTGTTTTAATATTGAAAACTGTATTTGAACAGACTACTTTAATCGAATTTAATCCTTCAATTTTGCTAAATTCTATATTTAGTTTATATTGTCCCTTTGTATTTTTATTATCATTTGCACATATCACAAAATTTGATAAGCCATTTGAAATTATGCCCTTCTTTATATTTTCAAAATCATCAAAATATATTTCAATATTTGAATACACTTTGCCTTCATCTGCCTTATAGAACTCAACAATACTTCTACAAATATCCAGTTCATAATCTTTTAGTTTCATCCTTTGGTTACTTGTTGCATTTGAAAAATTAACGGTTAAAATTGATAAAGCTAAAATACTAAAAAGAATAATAAAAATTACTGTTTGAATTAGGATAAATCCTTTTGTTTTCATCTTAAAACCCCGCAATTCTGCTGAATCCAATCGTTAATGTAATTTTTTCTGTTTTATTTGAATATATATCTTTTAACACAACAGAGCATGCATAAGGTGACACACTCCCGTTTGCATTAAATACTAGTTTATTGTCTGATGAAAAAGTGCTAAGGCTTCTTGAAATTTTTACGTTATTAGGCAACACAACTCTTTTTATTGCCCTAGAGCTTTGGACAATTAGATACCCATTGAAATCGTTTGAATTTTTATCTTTAATGAAATAAAAATTAACATCCGTTCCCTTGCTGTAAGCTGCAAGTTTTGCTAACTTTAAATCACTAATAAGTTTAATGCCTGAATTTTGCAATTGAATATAATTTAAAATATTTAATGGATTTAGCATAGCAAAAGTTGCTATAACAAATAGTAATAGTAATGAAATAATCATTTCAATTGTAGAAAAACCTTTATTTTTTAAAATATATAAAAACTTAATAATGTATCACCCCATAAAATTGAAATTAACGTAGCTAATGATATGAAAGGACCAAATGGAATATAATCCTTTCTTGATTTAATTTTCAGCAAAATTAATAGTGAACCTATAAAACCACCTAATATAAACGACAGAAAAACTGTAACTATAGTAAGCTTTACCCCTAAGAATAATCCTATAACAAATAATAGTTCTGCATCTCCCCATCCCATTCCATGAGTAGTCAATATTATAATTGAGATAACACCTGCTCCTATCAATGCTCCTATTATAAAAGTTATTATATTTTGCTTCATTAACAGAAAAATAAAAATAAAAATTATCCCAACTGCTGTTCCAAAATAGATTGTATTTGTATATATATCAGTTGTAAATAAATCGATTACTGATATCACGATTATTAATGATGACAGTATTGAATATTTTATAAAGATTAGTGTTAAACCAAATTTTATAAACAACAATATATAAATTAATCCATTTAATAATTCGATTATTGGGTATCTAATTGATATTTTTGAATTACAATATCTGCATCTGCCTTTTAGAAACAAATAACTAAACAGTGGAAACAAATCATGCCACGCTAATTTATGGTAGCAGTTAGCACAATGCGATGCTGGAAAGACAACCGATTCATCTCTAGGAATCCTATAAATACAGACATTTAAAAAACTTCCTACAATTAGTCCTAATAAAAAAATAATAAAAATCAATATTTTCCCCCCTTACTCTAAAATAAATTGTTATATATCTTAAACATCGGAAGCAAAAATGCCAGAACCATAACTCCTATGATAATAGATATGAAAATAATTAAAATTGGCTCCATCAATTTAACAATCCCAATTAATCTTTTTTCTACATCATTTTCAAAATATATAGAAAGTTTGTTGAGAGTATCTTCTAAATTTCCTGTTTCTTCTCCAACAGAGATAAGTTCAGTAAAAATTTTAGGAAACAAATTATATTTTTTAAATGTTGACCCAAGAGAATTGCCATGTTTTATTTCTTCGATTATTTTAATATATTTTAATCTGATATTATAGTTTTTTATTAATTGTTCTGAAAGAATTAAGCTATCTAAAATACTAATACCGCTTGAAATCTGTATATACAAACTTTTTGCAATTCTAGATGTTAGTAATTTAATCTCTACTGTTTTGTATATTGGAATCTTAAGTAAAAATGAATCTAAATATTTTTTAATGGATGGATTTTTACTTTTTAAAAGAATAACTATTGTAAATAAAAAGTTAGCTAAAACTATCAATAATATATCAATATTACTACTCATACTTATTATTATCTTTGTAATATATGGCAGTTCTTTAATGTTTAACTGATGCAAAATTGAAATAAGATTAGGTATTACCTTTAGAGCTAGCATCATTGCTACTAGGACTGAAGTAATAAACAATATCAATGGGTAGGTCAAAGCCTGTTGTATGTTTTTGACAATTCTTGCCTCGTTCTCATAATAATCTGCAAGTTCCAACAGTATCTTGTCAAGTTTTCCAGACCTTTCTCCTACCCTCATCATATATATTGCAAAGCTCGGAATTAAATTGTATTTCTCAAAAATATCACTTAAATTTTCACCTTGTATTATTTGCTTGCTTAGCAAATCCAATGTTTTAAAAACTTTGTCATCTTCTGACATCGATTTAATAATTTCGATTCCTTTTATAATATTAACTCCTGAACTCGATATCAAATGTATCTGTTTAAATAAAACAGATGTTTCTTCATTTGTAAATTTTCTTATTCCTTTAACTCCCCCTGCATCCCCTTTTATCTTAATCATTGCTAAAGGGGTATGCATTAATAACACCTCTTTATAGTCTCATTAATCTTTCCATTATGTCCTTATCAACTGAGTAAGTCAGTGCATCCTCTTCGGTAATTAATCCTTTTTTAAATAGTTCCACTAGAGAGGAATCCATCGTCTTCATTCCATATCTACCACCTGTTTGAACTATAGAATCTATTTGATGGGTTTTACCTTCTCTTATTAAGTTTCTAACAGCAGGTGTAGCAACCATTATTTCCATAGCACAAACTCTGCCTTTTCCATCAGCCCTCGTAATAAGCTGTTGAGAAATAACTCCTTCTAAAACAGCCGCGAGTTGAACCTTTATCTGCTGTTGCTGGTGAGGAGGGAAAACGTCAACTATTCTATCAATTGTTTTAGATGCACCAATAGTATGTAGTGTTGAAAAAACAAGGTGTCCTGTTTCAGCAGCTGTTATAGCTATTGATATAGTTTCTAAATCTCTCATCTCACCTACAAGTATTACATCAGGGTCTTCTCTTAAAGCAGCCCTAAGAGCATTTGCATAGGACTTGCTATCATAGCCTATTTCTCTTTGATTTACTATGCTGCTCTTGTGCTTATGTAAATATTCAACAGGGTCTTCAAGAGTTATTATATGGCAATTTCTTGAACTGTTTATCTCATTTATCATTGCTGCTAGGGTTGTAGATTTACCGCTTCCAGTTGGTCCTGTAACTAACACTAAGCCTCTATTTTTAGTGCATAATTCCTTTAAAACAGGAGGCATGTTTAATTTCTCAAGCGTTGGTATTTGAGGTGCAACAGTTCTTATTGCTAAAGCATCACTTCCTCGTTGTTTAAATATATTGACCCTAAATCTCCCAATACCCTGAATTGAATATGATAAATCAATTTCTCCATATTGCAAATAACGTTCATATTGTTCTTCAGTCAAAATAGACTTAGCGCAATATTCAGTGTCCTTAGGAGTTACCTTTTCTTCTCCTATATGCTTCAATATACCGTTTATTCTAAAGGTTGGTGGTATGCCAACAGTAATATGTATATCTGAAGCCTCCATTTCAACAGCTCTTATTAATATAGTATCGATATTTAACATTTGAAATCCCCCTCTCAAAAGTAATTTATTTTTAGAAATTCTTCTGTGGTTGTTATGCCACTTAAAACTAGTTCTTTACAAACATCAACAATCGATGAAGCGCTATAATCTTTAATTTTCATCTTTAAATTTAATTCACAATAATCTTTAGAAATTAGACTTCTTATTTCATCCGTAACTTCAAGTATTTCAAATACTCCTACTCTCCCTTTATAGCCAGTATAATTACAATATGAACAACCCTTACCTTTATATAGTTTTGCCTTTTTACCCCAGAATTTGTTTTCAATATCATTTTTATTTACTATATATCTGCAGTAAGGGCATATCTTCTTTACAAGCCTTTGTGATATTATGCCATTTAATGCTGACGCTAATAAATATGGCTCTATTCCCATATCTAACAGTCTTGTTATTGTAGAAACCGCATCATTTGTATGAAATGTGCTAATTACTTGATGGCCTGTTATTGCTGCCTTTAACGCAATATCGGCAGTCTCAAAATCTCTTATTTCTCCTACCACAATTACATCAGGGTCCTGTCTTAACATCGACCTAAGTCCAACTGAAAAAGTTAATCCTGATTTTGGGTTAACATTTATTTGATTTATGCCTTCAATTGTATATTCGATGGGATCCTCAATAGTTATTATGTTATTTTTTTGATTGTTAAGTTCATTAATAATTGCATATAATGTCGTTGACTTTCCGCTTCCAGTTGGACCTGTAACTAATATAATTCCTTTATGTTTATAAATAATTTTATTAAACAATTTCTGTTGTTCCAAATTCATCCCTAAACAATTTTTATTTATAAAAATTTCGTTTTTGTTCAATATTCTTATGACTGTTTTTTCTCCAAAAACAGTTGGAATTGTTGATATTCTTAAATCATATCTTTCACTTTCATTTTCCCATTTAAGCTTTCCATCAAGCGGCAGTCTTTTCTCAGAAATATCAAGACCTGAGAGTATTTTTATTCTGTTTAAAAGCATATTATAAGCCTCGTGAGTAATTCTTATTATTTCTGTTAAATCACCATCAACCCTGCTCCTAACTTTAACATATTTTTCAAAAGGCTCAAAATGTATGTCGCTTGCCTTTTTATCTATGCTATATTTTAAAATCCAATCTAATAGCATCGCAATTGGCGAAATTTGAATTTCAGTTTCAATCTTTTTATTGTTAGTCTGTTCTATAACACTATTAATACAGCTTAAACTTACATCCAATATAACTATTTCTTTTTTTGTTTTGCTTATTATCTCGTTAAGCTTATTTTTGTCTGTATCCTCATTAACACCGAATATTATTCTTTCTGGGCTATCAAACAACGTCATGATTCCATAATTTTTAATCAAGAACTGATTAAAATCATCGTTTAAACATTCATTAAAATAAAAGTAGTTCAAATCATGTTTTGCTTTATGTTTTTCTTCAAGGCCTTTATATTTATTGAGTTTCTTGTAGGTTCCAATATTTATCTGTAAATCCATAATACCACCCGCAACGTTTTATCTTGATTATTCCTTTTTTTTGCGGGAAATAAACATATTTTCAACTAATTCCTGATAAATTTTTTCTATATTATCATCACTTAATTTTGTGTTATTCCAAATTTCCTGGGATTTAACGGCCTGAGCTACAAGCATGTAAAATCCATTAAAAG
It includes:
- a CDS encoding shikimate kinase: MKNISLIGMPGSGKTTIGRVLSKKLGMKFIDLDRYIEEKAQMKITRIFEMYGEDYFRNIESHSLLDVLDTENTVISTGGGIVTREENMIFLKKKTIIFYIKRDLDIIINNVRFDNRPLLKDKNNLYKLFEKRSMLYEKYCDYAIVNDASIYDAVDKIIKILQED
- a CDS encoding prepilin peptidase — encoded protein: MIFIIFLLGLIVGSFLNVCIYRIPRDESVVFPASHCANCYHKLAWHDLFPLFSYLFLKGRCRYCNSKISIRYPIIELLNGLIYILLFIKFGLTLIFIKYSILSSLIIVISVIDLFTTDIYTNTIYFGTAVGIIFIFIFLLMKQNIITFIIGALIGAGVISIIILTTHGMGWGDAELLFVIGLFLGVKLTIVTVFLSFILGGFIGSLLILLKIKSRKDYIPFGPFISLATLISILWGDTLLSFYIF
- a CDS encoding GspE/PulE family protein is translated as MDLQINIGTYKKLNKYKGLEEKHKAKHDLNYFYFNECLNDDFNQFLIKNYGIMTLFDSPERIIFGVNEDTDKNKLNEIISKTKKEIVILDVSLSCINSVIEQTNNKKIETEIQISPIAMLLDWILKYSIDKKASDIHFEPFEKYVKVRSRVDGDLTEIIRITHEAYNMLLNRIKILSGLDISEKRLPLDGKLKWENESERYDLRISTIPTVFGEKTVIRILNKNEIFINKNCLGMNLEQQKLFNKIIYKHKGIILVTGPTGSGKSTTLYAIINELNNQKNNIITIEDPIEYTIEGINQINVNPKSGLTFSVGLRSMLRQDPDVIVVGEIRDFETADIALKAAITGHQVISTFHTNDAVSTITRLLDMGIEPYLLASALNGIISQRLVKKICPYCRYIVNKNDIENKFWGKKAKLYKGKGCSYCNYTGYKGRVGVFEILEVTDEIRSLISKDYCELNLKMKIKDYSASSIVDVCKELVLSGITTTEEFLKINYF
- a CDS encoding type IV pilus twitching motility protein PilT: MLNIDTILIRAVEMEASDIHITVGIPPTFRINGILKHIGEEKVTPKDTEYCAKSILTEEQYERYLQYGEIDLSYSIQGIGRFRVNIFKQRGSDALAIRTVAPQIPTLEKLNMPPVLKELCTKNRGLVLVTGPTGSGKSTTLAAMINEINSSRNCHIITLEDPVEYLHKHKSSIVNQREIGYDSKSYANALRAALREDPDVILVGEMRDLETISIAITAAETGHLVFSTLHTIGASKTIDRIVDVFPPHQQQQIKVQLAAVLEGVISQQLITRADGKGRVCAMEIMVATPAVRNLIREGKTHQIDSIVQTGGRYGMKTMDSSLVELFKKGLITEEDALTYSVDKDIMERLMRL
- a CDS encoding type II secretion system F family protein, which encodes MHTPLAMIKIKGDAGGVKGIRKFTNEETSVLFKQIHLISSSGVNIIKGIEIIKSMSEDDKVFKTLDLLSKQIIQGENLSDIFEKYNLIPSFAIYMMRVGERSGKLDKILLELADYYENEARIVKNIQQALTYPLILFITSVLVAMMLALKVIPNLISILHQLNIKELPYITKIIISMSSNIDILLIVLANFLFTIVILLKSKNPSIKKYLDSFLLKIPIYKTVEIKLLTSRIAKSLYIQISSGISILDSLILSEQLIKNYNIRLKYIKIIEEIKHGNSLGSTFKKYNLFPKIFTELISVGEETGNLEDTLNKLSIYFENDVEKRLIGIVKLMEPILIIFISIIIGVMVLAFLLPMFKIYNNLF
- a CDS encoding TIM barrel protein → MTVEFGPSGNSQSFYDEGYKSSIDYPMWLKRVGLDAYEYSFGRGINLKEETAFKIGENAKRFNIKLSIHAPYYINFGSLDDDTINKSIDYLRKSSKLAKIMGADRVVFHPGSCAKIDRKTAFERCKYGVSKAIETLYKEDLFPYVIICPETMGKQNQLGTLDEIIELCNIDYNLIPTIDFGHIHALGRGALNSISDFEYIFDKLFSGLGEKCLKKLHCHFSRIEYTDAGEKKHWSLSDTDYGPEFSLLAKVLIKKDVYARIICESRENMAEDALELKRIFQMELNSLKI